From Lemur catta isolate mLemCat1 chromosome 21, mLemCat1.pri, whole genome shotgun sequence, a single genomic window includes:
- the MYL2 gene encoding myosin regulatory light chain 2, ventricular/cardiac muscle isoform, with amino-acid sequence MAPKKAKKRAEGTANSNVFSMFEQTQIQEFKEAFTIMDQNRDGFIDKNDLRDTFAALGRVNVKNEEIEDMLKEAPGPINFTVFLTMFGEKLKGADPEETILNAFKVFDPEGKGVLKADYVREMLTTQADRFSKDEVDQMFNAFPPDVTGNLDYKNLVHIITHGEEKD; translated from the exons ATG GCACCTAAGAAAGCTAAGAAGAGAGCCGAGGGCACTGCCAACTCCAATGTGTTCTCCATGTTTGAACAGACCCAAATCCAGGAATTTAAGGAG GCCTTCACCATCATGGACCAGAACAGGGACGGCTTCATTGACAAGAATGACCTGAGAGACACCTTTGCTGCTCTCG GGCGTGTGaatgtgaaaaatgaagaaattgaggatATGCTCAAGGAAGCTCCAGGTCCAATTAACTTCACTGTGTTCCTGACCATGTTTGGGGAGAAACTTAAGG gGGCGGACCCTGAGGAGACCATTCTCAACGCGTTCAAGGTGTTTGACCCCGAAGGCAAGGGGGTGCTGAAGGCTGATTA CGTTCGGGAGATGCTGACCACGCAGGCGGACAGGTTTTCCAAGGATGAG GTTGACCAGATGTTCAATGCCTTCCCCCCCGACGTGACTGGCAACTTGGACTACAAGAACCTGGTGCACATCATCACCCACGGAGAAGAGAAGGACTAA
- the CCDC63 gene encoding LOW QUALITY PROTEIN: coiled-coil domain-containing protein 63 (The sequence of the model RefSeq protein was modified relative to this genomic sequence to represent the inferred CDS: inserted 2 bases in 1 codon), translated as MPMSRKNRRKSSAPPQEPSEKVREQQAEAELRKLRQQFRKMVESRKSFNFRSQQKISRQYREIKTLKAEQDKISLLLSLMKSSKNTDLNEKNYMELRFLLQTKEDYEALIKSTKVLLAQLDEKIVQMEKKIADQKQIFLKMQEANNPQKLQKQIHVLETRLNLVTVQFDKMLTTNAKLRKEIEDLRFEKAAYDNVYQQLHRRMAVQKKTMQAAVEQSTQAYEQRLEAMARMAAMEDRQQKDISQYNLEIRELERLYAHETKLKSFLLRKLNDRTELEEQAKKEEAFKAKKHGKKSKGESFESYEVAHLRLMKLIESGNLNQLIEEFLAKEEKNFARFTYVMELNNDMEMMQKKTQRIQNEIIDLRSQQKSSHDDSRSVLRQLEEKLRKTTEEADMYESKCRETNNTLERLKNSVGHLFKKINCDATKILGQLGETGKITDINLPQYFAIIEKKTNDLLVLESYRRILDMDRAETDILTPFVNPFWGGSALLKPPEPIKVVPPVLGADPFSDRLDDAEQPLARGSLRQLVRDSFAQREARSRDXRPDSLPERADELRSRKKLTLRAPLHARRREPRAAGAACGEGAGRKAGVGDKNCVGSTRALGTSEAVTGTGYPSPGPPGEAGTSRAQGHGGATVLPRDPRATSPSVAFAAGPCLERTEAAGLRVPEGWGHPGSGGGADSPGSLPTRAPVRDSQGAISSVAAAAWPRAPPGVALSLFPSSERPTPPFRFLSVFLWGIPAPPCRRVVGGADRVAQARPAERATAQTPAMGWGGSGPGEPPGVLF; from the exons ATGCCGATG TCGAGGAAGAACAGGAGAAAATCCTCCGCTCCTCCCCAGGAGCCTTCGGAGAAGGTCAGAGAGCAGCAGGCGGAGGCAGAGCTTCGGAAGCTGCGGCAGCAGTTCCGGAAGATGGTGGAAAGTCGGAAGTCCTTCAACTTCCGCAGCCAGCAGAAGATCTCGAGGCAGTA CAGGGAAATCAAGACCCTGAAGGCAGAGCAGGATAAGATCAGCCTGCTTTTGAGTCTCATGAAGTCCTCAAAGAACACAGATCTGAACGAGAAAAACTACATGGAGCTGCGTTTCCTGCTGCAAACCAAGGAGGACTACGAGGCCTTGATTAAGTCCACGAAAGTGCTGTTGGCCCAGCTGGATGAGAAG attgttcagatggaaaaaaaaatcgcAGACCAAAAACAGATCTTCTTAAAAATGCAGGAGGCCAACAACCCCCAGAAACTTCAGAAACAGATCCACGTTTTGGAAACCCGTTTGAATCTC GTCACTGTTCAATTTGACAAGATGCTGACCACCAACGCCAAGCTCCGGAAGGAGATTGAGGACCTACGGTTTGAGAAGGCTGCTTACGACAACGTCTACCAGCAGCTGCACCGGCGCATGGCCGTGCAGAAGAAAACCATGCAGGCGGCTGTCGAGCAATCTACGCAGGCCTATGAGCAGAG GCTGGAGGCCATGGCCCGAATGGCTGCCATGGAGGACCGCCAGCAGAAGGACATCTCGCAGTACAACCTGGAGATCCGAGAGCTGGAGCGTCTCTATGCCCACGAGACCAAGCTCAAATCCTTCCTGCTCAGGAAGCTGAATGACCGCACTGAACTCGAGGAGCAGGCCAAAAAGGAAGAAG CTTTCAAGGCAAAGAAGCACGGCAAGAAGAGCAAGGGAGAGAGTTTCGAGAGCTACGAGGTGGCCCACCTCCGGCTGATGAAGCTGATTGAGAGCGGGAACCTGAACCAGCTCATTGAGGAATTTCTGGCCAAGGAGGAGAAGAACTTTGCTCGGTTCACGTACGTCATGGAGCTCAACAATGACATGGAGATGATGCAAAAGAAGACCCAGAGGATCCAG AACGAGATCATCGACTTGCGATCCCAGCAGAAATCGTCCCATGACGACAGCCGCTCTGTCCTGAGACAGCTGGAG gagaaactgaggaagaCCACGGAAGAGGCAGACATGTATGAGAGCAAATGCAGGGAGACCAACAACACTCTGGAGCGTCTCAAGAACTCAGTGGGACATCTGTTTAAGAAGATAAACTGTGACGCCACCAAGATCCTGGGGCAGTTAGGGGAGACGGGGAAGATCACCGACATCAACCTTCCTCAGTATTTTG CCATCATTGAAAAGAAGACCAACGACCTGCTGGTGCTAGAGTCCTACAGGCGGATCCTGGACATGGACAGGGCCGAGACCGATATCCTGACGCCCTTTGTCAACCCTTTCTGGGGGGGCTCTGCCCTCCTCAAGCCCCCAGAACCCATCAAGGTTGTCCCGCCGGTGCTCGGGGCAGATCCCTTCAGCGACAGGTTGGATGATG CGGAGCAGCCCCTGGCCCGCGGCAGCCTGCGGCAGCTGGTGCGGGACAGCTTCGCGCAGAGGGAGGCTCGGAGCCGGGA GCGCCCGGACAGCCTGCCCGAGAGGGCGGACGAGCTCAGGTCCAGGAAGAAGCTGACGCTGCGAG CGCCCCTCCACGCTCGTCGCCGAGAGCCCCGGGCTGCGGGAGCCGCttgcggggagggggcggggcggaaAGCGGGCGTGGGCGACAAGAATTGCGTGGGGTCCACACGGGCCCTGGGGACCTCTGAGGCGGTGACGGGCACGGGCTACCCCTCCCCGGGGCCACCCGGCGAAGCGGGAACGAGCAGGGCGCAGGGCCACGGGGGAGCCACAGTGTTGCCCCGAGACCCCAGAGCCAC GAGCCCCAGTGTCGCGTTCGCTGCCGGGCCGTGCCTGGAGCGGACGGAGGCTGCGGGGCTGCGGGTCCCTGAGGGCTGGGGTCATCCTGGGTCGGGGGGGGGCGCTGACTCGCCTGGGTCCCTGCCCACCAGGGCGCCAGTCCGCGACAGCCAGGGGGCGATTTCTTCAGTTGCAGCGGCGGCCTGGCCCCGAGCGCCTCCCGGGGTGGCGCTGTCCTTGTTCCCGA GCTCAGAGCGCCCGACGCCCCCTTTCCGCTTCCTCTCGGTTTTCCTTTGGGGGATCCCCGCTCCCCCCTGCCGGCGTGTGGTCGGAGGGGCTGATCGTGTGGCCCAGGCCCGCCCGGCAGAGCGCGCCACCGCCCAGACCCCGGCGATGGGCTGGGGCGGCTCAGGTCCCGGAGAGCCCCCAGGGGTGCTGTTCTGA